One Littorina saxatilis isolate snail1 linkage group LG12, US_GU_Lsax_2.0, whole genome shotgun sequence genomic region harbors:
- the LOC138982991 gene encoding uncharacterized protein: MMKQVIFAAVCVCLFASSGLGQTDNSTTEATNNTTEAANNTTPAVPITTIIDSNTTEANTTMPADTNSTTIIMTTAPPDNNGTTSASNDTTTDAPATNVTTPESGNSTEPSGNSTTPVQPSQTTVTNPSGNTTEISSVSTVSSQSSVTPQSTTPNTARSLFRTTVHWTLT; the protein is encoded by the coding sequence ATGATGAAACAAGTGATTTTCGCTGCGGTGTGCGTATGCCTCTTTGCCTCCTCCGGCctaggacagacagacaacagcaCAACAGAGGCCACCAACAACACAACAGAGGCCGCCAACAACACAACCCCCGCCGtccccatcaccaccatcatcgaCAGCAACACCACTGAGGCCAACACCACGATGCCTGCAGACACCAactccaccaccatcatcatgaCCACGGCGCCGCCAGACAACAACGGCACCACGTCTGCCAGCAACGACACGACGACAGATGCCCCCGCCACGAACGTCACCACGCCAGAGTCTGGAAACTCCACGGAACCGTCCGGGAACAGCACGACTCCGGTTCAGCCAAGCCAGACGACGGTGACGAACCCATCGGGGAACACCACGGAGATCTCCTCCGTCTCCACGGTATCCTCCCAGTCGTCTGTCACCCCCCAGAGCACCACGCCCAACACTGCCCGGTCCCTCTTCAG
- the LOC138982988 gene encoding uncharacterized protein: protein MNSNKTNMLMKLVFVVILVGRLAARGTNIRGVLGRSVAHADAVRGGPERRAVDDLFTPSSTTRLDVTAPLGSIGTTSQTTASVSTPATSTTPSTSSPATTSTVTATQCQDVISTCSDYKQESCVEYKAYMAVNCPRFCGFCSGSGPVCRDRLANCVRYSKETCLAYANFRDTHCRAYCDNCDANVNLNV from the exons ATGAACTCCAACAAAACGAATATGCTGATGAAGCTGGTATTCG TGGTGATACTGGTGGGACGCTTGGCGGCAAGAGGGACAAACATCAGGGGAGTGCTTGGCAGGTCTGTCGCTCATGCAGACGCCGTGAGGGGAGGTCCAGAGAGACGTGCTGTGGATGACCTCTTCACACCTTCGTCTACCACACGCCTAGACGTCACAG CACCGTTGGGTTCAATTGGGACCACCAGCCAAACAACAGCATCAGTCTCAACACCAGCAACATCAACGACACCATCGACATCATCACCAGCAACAACGTCCACGGTGACAGCCACACAGTGCCAGGATGTCATCAGCACGTGCAGTGACTACAAGCAGGAGAGCTGTGTGGAATACAAAGCTTACATGGCCGTCAACTGCCCCCGTTTCTGTGGCTTTtgttcag GTTCTGGTCCGGTATGCAGAGACAGACTGGCCAACTGCGTGCGTTACAGCAAAGAGACGTGTCTGGCCTATGCCAACTTTCGTGACACACACTGCAGAGCTTACTGTGATAACTGCGATGCAAATGTTAATTTGAATGTGTAG